A window of Psychroflexus sp. ALD_RP9 contains these coding sequences:
- a CDS encoding DUF6046 domain-containing protein: MSRETIVIDLAARYAAAFGMMAVNNSLNAAVVDANENDYGLSFYPTLNEDVEQITFKHNSQQITFGQMLTSVSPNVLAPPLVMEFSRKKQLIETQVNGSDNIIVERWGTRPWQIEMRGLLVDMENKTYPQSQVEAITQFFEINNIIDVEGTQFEDKRIDSIYFTSIRLEPLDGYEDTLVVILSAKSIKPVEFNVFS; encoded by the coding sequence GTGAGTAGAGAAACCATAGTTATAGATTTAGCAGCAAGATACGCCGCCGCCTTTGGGATGATGGCAGTAAATAATAGCCTTAATGCGGCCGTTGTAGATGCTAATGAAAATGACTATGGTTTATCTTTTTACCCTACGTTAAATGAAGATGTAGAACAGATTACATTTAAACACAACAGCCAACAAATTACCTTCGGACAAATGCTTACAAGTGTAAGCCCAAATGTATTGGCTCCACCACTAGTAATGGAATTTAGCCGTAAAAAACAACTTATAGAAACGCAAGTTAACGGTAGTGATAATATAATTGTAGAGCGTTGGGGAACTAGACCTTGGCAAATAGAAATGAGAGGCCTTTTGGTAGATATGGAAAACAAAACCTACCCACAAAGTCAAGTAGAAGCAATTACCCAGTTTTTTGAAATTAACAACATTATCGATGTAGAAGGTACTCAATTTGAAGACAAGCGTATCGATTCTATTTATTTTACATCTATACGCTTAGAGCCATTAGATGGCTATGAAGATACTTTGGTGGTAATACTTTCTGCTAAGAGCATAAAACCTGTAGAATTTAATGTTTTTAGTTAA
- a CDS encoding DUF2586 family protein: protein MSLNGVEIDKGQLGANRLGSEDAVSAIVFTFLDDLPDFEIKTTRVVFNLNDVRALGLDEQYDGDNGCVAFRHVSEFYRMAGEGTKLYLYNCSLGFDDGAFNATKNLLNEAKGEIKQIAFVNALDRDFMTTNVDGIPAVVGGALPLAQALYDWSFENFMPVQILVEGYGVDATSASSVLDLRDLVDLEADKVSLVCGQDYNYAMTKPAASQKYADVGTALGVLAKAKVHENIGNNELFNLTDATRNAWLEPGIAGQPNSQIADQLATLDAKGYIFGVNYTGLAGVRFNNDHVCAPVVLDADNNMNEHSIAYGRVADKAVRELRRAYLPKVKTTWNVDSKTGKLSSGTIVALEDIGDQVFEDMLGRGEISYGKANIDNESDLLVEKVLRVSYVIVPKGTINKIEGTLNLKTRE, encoded by the coding sequence ATGAGTCTTAACGGAGTTGAAATTGATAAAGGGCAGTTAGGCGCCAATCGTTTAGGGAGTGAAGATGCTGTTAGTGCAATTGTTTTCACTTTTTTAGATGATTTGCCTGATTTTGAAATTAAAACGACTAGGGTTGTCTTCAATTTAAATGATGTTAGAGCATTAGGTTTGGATGAACAATATGATGGAGATAATGGCTGCGTTGCTTTTCGTCACGTTTCAGAATTTTATAGAATGGCAGGTGAAGGTACAAAGCTGTATCTATATAATTGTAGCTTAGGTTTTGATGATGGTGCTTTTAATGCGACAAAAAATTTACTTAACGAAGCTAAAGGGGAAATTAAGCAAATAGCCTTTGTGAATGCTTTAGATAGAGATTTCATGACCACCAATGTAGATGGAATTCCTGCTGTTGTTGGTGGCGCATTGCCTTTAGCTCAAGCATTGTACGATTGGAGTTTTGAAAACTTTATGCCTGTACAAATTTTGGTAGAAGGCTATGGTGTAGATGCAACTAGTGCGTCTAGTGTTTTAGACTTGAGAGATTTAGTTGACTTAGAAGCTGACAAAGTAAGTTTAGTTTGTGGCCAAGACTACAATTACGCCATGACAAAGCCAGCAGCATCACAAAAATATGCTGATGTAGGTACAGCGCTAGGCGTATTGGCAAAAGCGAAGGTACATGAAAACATTGGTAACAATGAATTGTTTAACCTTACCGATGCTACACGAAATGCATGGTTAGAGCCCGGCATTGCGGGACAACCCAATAGCCAAATTGCAGATCAATTAGCCACTTTAGATGCTAAAGGCTACATTTTTGGTGTGAATTATACAGGCTTAGCGGGTGTACGTTTTAATAACGATCATGTTTGTGCTCCAGTTGTTTTAGATGCAGATAACAACATGAATGAACATAGCATTGCTTACGGTCGTGTAGCCGATAAAGCGGTACGCGAGTTAAGACGCGCTTACTTACCTAAGGTAAAAACCACATGGAATGTAGATAGTAAAACAGGGAAGCTCTCCAGCGGAACTATAGTTGCTTTAGAAGACATAGGCGACCAAGTTTTTGAAGACATGCTAGGTCGTGGTGAAATTAGCTATGGTAAAGCTAATATAGATAACGAAAGCGATTTACTAGTAGAAAAGGTTTTGCGTGTAAGTTATGTCATTGTACCTAAAGGAACAATTAACAAGATAGAAGGAACTTTAAATCTTAAAACTCGAGAATAA